tttgtacataatttctatttttcttttggtaTTTCTCCTATTTAAAACGATAATAACTCTAGCTATAAATGTCTGAAAGTGGAAGAGCACATGACCATTGGGTCGGTTTCATCTGGGTTTGGACTTTggaggagaaagagagagagaaagagaaccACCAAGACCCTTGAGTTAATGCTACAAAAATGGCCCCCAAGAAGCTGGAAAAGGGCTATATACGCAACTGTTTGGTTATTGGGTAAAATTGGTACAGCAAATCAATAAATGTAAAGATTTCAATGCCAATAATTCCCCATTACGTACATAGTCAACAGCTTGGCTCTATTTCATGTGGGGTTGTATTTATGACCTTCCAGAACAATGTGGGAATACCTTCTCCTTTTAatctagaattttatttattaggctaaattttccttgaaaatttAGAGTGTAAATAAAAGGTCCAAGCAgacaaattaaaaaagttatggtTGAATTAAGAGAAACAGAGAGGAAGATTGAAAGTTCACGGAACTCCAAATGATTTCTTGACGTAAAAGCGACAATCGATATCATTTATTGTGGTCAAAGGAAGGGCATGGAGAGTACTGGCCTTGAGGTAGATGACAAGAAACCCTTGCAGATTTTTAATCTTCggttttatttcctttttggttCGTTGGCACCTTTCAATAATAGAGACTCTTGAACGGAAAACAAAGCGTATGTCAGTTTATTAATGATTTTACTTAATTAACTTCTAATTAATAGATTAGCTTTTTGTATTGATTGAGAATACATGAACGAAATGGCATGTTGCTTCCTCATTTGGGATGCAAATAGATTCCTCGTTTGCCACAAAGTCTGCATCCCAATGGATTACTCTTGGCTTTCAAATAATTAGTCATACAACCCATTTTTAtcatctaattaaaaaattattaaaaagtaatttcgTCAAAAAATTTAATGCGCGTTCAAAAGGAGAACATTAATCCAAACACGAGACCAAATtcaagaaattattaatttttagaagcATGCGGGTAGGCATTATGGTTTATAGAAACCCTAGTGCCTTAGTTAGACAATCATGTCATTTTTGTCATAAATATgtacatggaaagagagatgATAGGTTTACATAGTTTTGTTACATTGCAGGGAATGGTTATGGACAGAGGAATTCACGTTCCCTATCTGTTTCAAGTTgttgggtttttttattttttattttcaaaaaaagaagtCTTTTTAGTTGTGTTTTTTTAGGCCAACTACGACCTCCTCTAGTCACAAAATTTACTTCCGAGGTCATAGAATAGGGGGGAGGTTGGTGGACCAGAATACCATAATAAATGACAGGCGTCACAAACCTGAGAGGAACTTCCCTCTTATGTTTTTCCTCCTTTGGCTGTCTcttcattatcaaatataatcaaagCGAGAAGAAAAAGGGAGGGGTGGAGAGTGCATCCaaagtttgaaaattggaacttTTGGAGGGAAAAAGATGATTGAAAGGGCAATAATTAGTTTCCTCACTTTTGGGAAGTGCCTTACCCTGTTTTTTGTCCCCTTTTATCATAGCGTAGGGACGAGAGGAATGGGTCCTCTTCCATCTGTACCATTGGTTACCGTTGGGAGACGCAACCCCTGGTCCCTGGAAGTTGCCCAGTCCTATTTGGAATCTTATGTCtgaaattatcaaacatacaCTTTGAGATTCAAAGTTTCAAACTGTATAAAAAATTGAACGCTCTTCGCTAACCCCACTTCCTCATCAAGCTcaacacaaacaaacaaacaaacaaatattgaTTCTCTAGTTTAAATTTTGTCGGGGGGAATTTTTTTGAGCGTTGAAACGATCATGTAAGTATTTAcgttaaaatttataaaattctcAATATATTCTGAGACTCACAGGCATGTCTTCCcactttttaataataatttgaactGGAACCTCGACATCCAACCGGTTCAAGGAAACAAGTCTCCTTATTTTCCTCTCTCAGATTCTGCTGAACATCAGGGGTATAAACTGAAAGTAATTTTTTGCAGCGGAATATTCTCCTGTCCTCAAGACTGATTTATTCACATCGATATTTTGAAGAGGATTGGAAGTTGGAACTGCCAATTAGGGAAGCAAACATACCTGAACTCAAGGGGTAGTTTCATGCCAACATTGTGTCAACTACACACCTACCATTGAAAATCCTCCAGCTTATGCATATGGTACAGAAAATAATAGTGATCCTCTAACACTAAGATGCACGTTGCAGAAATCTGCAGTCATACATGTAAATGACAAGTCGATTTCTTATATCCCAACATTTGATCGATGATGATGCATATAGTTGGATTTGGTCCCAAATGGAAAAGTTCTGATTTGAAAAATGGATTCCATGCGACCTAAATGCAAAAGAATTGAATGATTGGGAGGTTTCCCACATGCCAATGTACTATGTTATGCTTTTACAGTAGCAAGAATAAGCCATAAAACAGTCATACTATCATGTGATTTCAGAATACAAAGTACACAAATGGCAAAAGCTAACATTGGAGGAAAGAATCATTGTAAACTGCAATGTCGTTGATAACACAACTACAAGGCAGGGAGTGATGCAACTGTTAAAAAGGTTGGTTCAGCTGAAGAAGTGTTTCAAAAAGGCaattatggggaaaaaaaatgctGTGAACCATTCATATGCAACAGACAGGGCAGAGATGAAAGGAAAATCAAGGTAGGCAGTGATTTTTCAGAATGGTGGAACAAAAAGATAATGAGCAAGAAGAAAGTAAATCACTAGGATGCAATTCATCTGAAGAAACCTTTGGTACAAACTAATTGAGGTTGACTACAAGAATCTATTTTCATCATTCAAAAAGTTGTCAACCATGTAGCCATAATAAACTTGTAAACTTACTGGATCACccaataaaattaccaaatagGGATACAATGCACACATCAAAAGAGACCAGCTTCCAAATTAAGCCGAAATATCCAATATAATCCCACAAGCAAACCTAAAAACGGTATTACCTCATTCTGCAGACAAATTACCATACTGCCATGGGTTAAATTCAATTGATGCATAGTCATCCTTATCAATATCCCCAGAACTATCTACAGCAGCCCGATGTTCGGTGTATTTACCATTATATTGGTAGACTTCCAAATCACCCCAAGGTGTAGGTGTGACTTCCTCAGTAAAATCAAACCATCTTGGTGTAAACTTATGTCCCTTGGCCTCTCGGTTTCTCTTTTCTGCTCTTTGCCTCTCCTCCAAACTGAAAAGTAAGGGAAAGGTAAAGGGTAAAACAATGTACACAATTGAGTTCAAAGAAGAATCAACATTGGAAAAGATATGTAAGGACAAGCGCAATCAACATTAACTCACATTGAGCTATAAGATTAAAAAGCTAGAAAAATAATACTTGTTATCTATCATAGCTTCATATTAATAGCAGTTCATTATGATATAGCTAGTAGGCTGCTCGAGCTTGGCTTGCAGAATAAGAAGCTTTAAAATAGGATTGCAAACAGCTCACTTATCACATAAATAATCATGAGCAGGCCTTTAATCAAAGCTGATCTCAAGTTGCTCAGTTTGCCTTAAAAAGTGCTACAGCTAGCCAAGTAGTAGACTGCCCAAGCTTTGCCCAACAAATTAAGGAGCTCCAGAACTAGGATCGGTTTTTGGCTTTGTTCAGATTATAAAAAGGTTCAACTGATTTCAAACCACGCCAGAGCCTGATTTGAAGTTTTTTACTGGAAGTTTCATTAGGTTCGTCTTAGAGCCCTAGTAACtaatatctttttaattattgtaaatGTTTGCATAAGCTTGCCACTATGTGTATGTCTGAGAGAGACCTGCTCTTTTCAGCACCAGCTTTTGATAGATCTCCCTTTTCAAGTGCATATCTATCAGGGCGCAAACGAGAATCTGATGCCAACAACTTCCTAGGAGCTGTGTCAAAGCTGTTTATTTTATGTGCAAAATGAGTGTACTGAAATTTGTCGCCCTCAGGAACATCAGCAACATGCCAAACCTGCAACAGAAAAGCAATAATGCAGTGATCAATTGACAATTTATCAGCACATAGTCTTTTTACAGCTTAAGTATCAGCAATGCATGTGCTAATGACAAGTTAGGCAAATATAAAGGATCcattcaattataaatatttccaCAGATGTTTGCTTATTTATGATTGGCAATATATCATCTTCATCACCAACAATGTTACATGGATTGGGTATGAGGTGTCAAGTGCAAGTGTGTGTCTAGGTGTTTGATTGTTCACATTTCATATTTAAGAATATGAAGTCTCAGCTGAAAAAGGATTGTAACTGGTGCTTGGATTATGACATgatagaagagaaaaataataattagaagcaaaaaataacatattttttaaaaactctctttccttttttcttttctccttcatccctatttaaaaaaaattaaatcaaaatgatCAATAACCAAAGCAAAATAGGTGTATCCAATAAGGTTTTCCACATCCTTGTCATGTTATTGACATGGACATGTAGAATGAAGTTGAAGCATCTGGATATCACAAAATACCAAACATAAACTTCTTTTCTTTCAGGGGTATATTTCACAGTAAAGGAGGAGGGTACAATAATGAAATTTGGTTAAAAGTGGAAATATggatttgggaaaaaaaaatacagacaATCAATTTGCAAGAAATACATTGTTTTCATGCCTATCATCCATGAAAAGTGCACTAAAGACACAACTACTAACTAATTCTTAACAACGAAAGTTTCAATGGCAACACAAATGACATAGGGAAACCTATTGCAAATTTGGCCATATTACAGAGACTCAACCTAAATGACCCTGGTGGCTAATCAAACAAGGATACTAATCAAAAGTTTAAAAGTCTGCCATTTGTAAGCATTCTATATGATACCAGACGGTTTAACATGACAGACCATTTTATGCTAATTAGACCTCTTCATTTCCCAGTGTTATCATTAAAGAGGATTCTACACAAACTCTGGCTACTGAAATCAGAAGGCAAATGTCACTTAGTGTCATATTGACAAGTCTGTCTGATACACCttaattagtaaaatataataatgtcaAAGATCTCGAGCTTAAATCAAACGGAGTGGACACAATCATCTTTTAACGTCACATTCAAAAAGATGCCTAAAGAAGGTTAATCCATATCACCCACAGGTAAAATACTAGAATTAATGTTCATAAGAGTCTGACAAAAAGCTTTACATTAGGAAGCATATCCAACTGATGTTCAACTTTTAGCTTTACTACAAGTTCGCTACAACAAGATTTCTACTGATATTAACAACATAATTAAGACACAAGCAACTCAAGAAATACATATGCTGAAACGTGGTGTGGTATGGTCACAAGAATCAATTCTTTAGGCATGTATTTGCTTGCATCTGGGTGTAAAATACATGGTGCCATATTTATTAGCATCAATTTTTTcttgcatgcatgcatgtacTAGCATCTGGCTGCATTAGGAATTTTTGTGCACATGTCAAAGGGAGGATAAATGGTGTGTGCAAGCAATTGGGTTATGTCTATAGGACTCAACTATTTCCAACTTCAACTATGTAAACTCATCCCGACTTCATGCCTTCACTTTTCAATTGCGACAAATTGCTATTACCACCAAtgacataaatataataacaagACCGTGAAAAGGGTTCAAATCAGTGCATGGCAGCATTCTAGCTAAAATATAAGCAACAATATTTGACTAGCACAACaacaaataatgaaaactaaatTCAATGAGATTAACCTCCTTCAGATCTGTGCCTGTAAGAGGCTCCCCTTCCATGTCACATGGTTGGTAACTCATTGACTCATTCCATTTCCCTGTCATCAATATTTTGGGTTCCTCCTCAGCATTATACACATATCCATCCACTTCGTAGCGACCAGCCCTACAACAAAACACAACTACAAATCAGACTACCAGTAGGCAGGGAATGGAATGCACATAAGCATATTACAATTTACAATTGCAAGGATGGTAATGAGAACTAATTTTGGAGCAGTCgaggaagaaagagagagagagagagagattagaATTTCAAATTGAAGTACTTAGGTGAATTTACTAACAGTAAGTATATTGATAATCACttcaattaaagttaaatttaacCAAATGTTCATCTCATGATGCCCTATCCCAAAATCCAGAGTATCAATTCTATCATGTTATTACATCAATACTACAGTATATTTAATATCCACAAGAGTGGATGCAACAAGTTTCCAAAAAGAAATAACTGGAATGAGAAATTTTGACATACCCAAACCAGCCACATGGTTGAAAATATAGCACAGCCTTGTCCCCGGTTGTCATATTGGACATTATCATCTCCCCTGGTGAATCACACCATGTCCGTCCAAAAATCAGGTTGTTAACCTTTGTGGGAGGTGGCACCAAATCTAGGACAACACCATCTCTTTTTAGAGTAACACGTGTTCTGCAAATGACAAAAAGTGAATCATCATATATGTTGTTTAGAATTTTAAAGGAAACAAAGCTTTACAGATGGAAAAATAAACACTGAGGTACATACAAGTGGTGCAATGTCACACAGACCCAAAACAAAGAGTAAGATAAGTCATCTAAGAATAAATACAAGACAACTTTTTCCCTCTCTCTTTCAGCAGAGAGAAGACATGGTAAATGAAAGAACCATTTCATTGGACCTCCATCTGACTCTAGAGAAAGATTTCTCATACAAGAAAGAAGGTGAAAAGTAATGGGAAACAGGGACATGATTCTAACCTTCCAACAGGATAGACATCCACGGAGTTCCctaaaaatttggtttttaactTTGATGTAACTTCATAAGTGAAATGCTCATTTTCAGCATGCCCAGCACTCATCGGAGGATGATGGCTGACTTGCTCTGAAATCAAAATGAATGCAGACGCATTACCATTATGAACTTTA
The sequence above is drawn from the Vitis riparia cultivar Riparia Gloire de Montpellier isolate 1030 chromosome 6, EGFV_Vit.rip_1.0, whole genome shotgun sequence genome and encodes:
- the LOC117916377 gene encoding oxysterol-binding protein-related protein 3C isoform X1; translated protein: MGSPKKNESKGFFAAMTSGLSMFGNAMHRSVNGLLGYEGVEVINPEGGKEDAEEEAQRGRWKEEERDSYWKMMQKYIGSDVTSMVTLPVLIFEPMTMLQKMAELMEYSHLLDKADECEDPYMRLVYASSWAISVYYAYQRTWKPFNPILGETYEMANHGGITFISEQVSHHPPMSAGHAENEHFTYEVTSKLKTKFLGNSVDVYPVGRTRVTLKRDGVVLDLVPPPTKVNNLIFGRTWCDSPGEMIMSNMTTGDKAVLYFQPCGWFGAGRYEVDGYVYNAEEEPKILMTGKWNESMSYQPCDMEGEPLTGTDLKEVWHVADVPEGDKFQYTHFAHKINSFDTAPRKLLASDSRLRPDRYALEKGDLSKAGAEKSSLEERQRAEKRNREAKGHKFTPRWFDFTEEVTPTPWGDLEVYQYNGKYTEHRAAVDSSGDIDKDDYASIEFNPWQYGNLSAE
- the LOC117916377 gene encoding oxysterol-binding protein-related protein 3C isoform X2, encoding MMQKYIGSDVTSMVTLPVLIFEPMTMLQKMAELMEYSHLLDKADECEDPYMRLVYASSWAISVYYAYQRTWKPFNPILGETYEMANHGGITFISEQVSHHPPMSAGHAENEHFTYEVTSKLKTKFLGNSVDVYPVGRTRVTLKRDGVVLDLVPPPTKVNNLIFGRTWCDSPGEMIMSNMTTGDKAVLYFQPCGWFGAGRYEVDGYVYNAEEEPKILMTGKWNESMSYQPCDMEGEPLTGTDLKEVWHVADVPEGDKFQYTHFAHKINSFDTAPRKLLASDSRLRPDRYALEKGDLSKAGAEKSSLEERQRAEKRNREAKGHKFTPRWFDFTEEVTPTPWGDLEVYQYNGKYTEHRAAVDSSGDIDKDDYASIEFNPWQYGNLSAE